Proteins co-encoded in one Ictalurus furcatus strain D&B chromosome 9, Billie_1.0, whole genome shotgun sequence genomic window:
- the LOC128612840 gene encoding KH domain-containing protein 3-like — MKKTWPSGLSVPVKEVWLLCMSVAVKEVWLLCVSGGGVSSVDVSANEGGLAAVLVRERGVAFVPVRVSEGGVVSMAVSEEGVASVPVIEGGVASVPVRVNEEGVASVPVSEGGGAPVPVHVSEGGVVPVPVHVSEGGVASVPVHVSEGGVVPVPVHVSEGGVASVPVSEGGVAPVPVSEGGVASVPVSEGGVVPVPVHVSERGVVPVPVHVSEGGVASVSVHVSERGVVPVPVHVSEGGVVPVPVHVSEGGVASVPVHVSEGGGAPVPVHVSEGGVASVPVHVSEGGVVPLPVHVSEGGVASLPVHVSEGGVASVPVHVSEGGVASVPVSHSKRGFFSFLFFLSTPQHPDKEVWPLALTITIQGVWPLGFTFRMKMTWPWGQSQRRRLLVM; from the exons ATGAAGAAGACGTGGCCTTCAGGCCTGTCAgtgccagtgaaggaggtgtggcttttgtGCATGTCAGTggcagtgaaagaggtgtggctttTGTGTGTCAGTGGAGGAGGTGTTTCCTCTGTGGATGTCAGTGCCAATGAAGGAGGTCTGGCCGCTGTGCTTGTccgtgaaagaggtgtggctttTGTGCCTGTtcgtgtcagtgaaggaggagtggtGTCTATGGCTgtcagtgaagaaggtgtggcttctgtgcctgtaattgaaggaggtgtggcttctgtaccTGTTCGTGTCaatgaagaaggtgtggcttctgtgcctGTAAGTGAAGGAGGTGGGGCTCCTGTGCCTGTTCAtgtaagtgaaggaggtgtggttcCTGTGCCTGTTCAtgtaagtgaaggaggtgtggcttctgtgcctGTTCATGTAAGTGAAG gaggtgtggttcCTGTGCCTGTTCAtgtaagtgaaggaggtgtggcttctgtgcctgtaagtgaaggaggtgtggctccTGTGCCtgtaagtgaaggaggtgtggcttctgtgcctgtaagtgaaggaggtgtggttcCTGTGCCTGTTCACGtaagtgaaagaggtgtggttCCTGTGCCTGTTCACgtaagtgaaggaggtgtggcttctgtgtctgTTCATGtaagtgaaagaggtgtggttCCTGTGCCTGTTCAtgtaagtgaaggaggtgtggttcCTGTGCCTGTTCAtgtaagtgaaggaggtgtggcttctgtgcctGTTCATGTAAGTGAAGGAGGTGGGGCTCCTGTGCCTGTTCAtgtaagtgaaggaggtgtggcttctgtgcctGTTCAtgtaagtgaaggaggtgtggttcCTTTGCCTGTTcatgtcagtgaaggaggtgtggcttctctGCCTGTTCAtgtaagtgaaggaggtgtggcttctgtgcctGTTCAtgtaagtgaaggaggtgtggcctctgtgcctgtcagtcacagcaaaagaggttttttttcttttcttttttttctctccacaccACAACACCCAgataaggaggtgtggcctctagcTTTAACAATCACAATacagggggtgtggcctctgggTTTCACATTCAGAATGAAAATGACATGGCCTTGGGGTCAGTCCCAGAGAAGGAGGCTTCTGGTTATGTGA